A genomic segment from Plasmodium sp. gorilla clade G2 genome assembly, chromosome: 3 encodes:
- a CDS encoding serine/threonine protein phosphatase 6, putative — protein sequence MTKGEERKWIEQLRMNPPKLLDENDLRLVCQRVKEILVEENNVQSIKPPVIICGDIHGQFFDLLELFDVGGDIMNNDYIFLGDYVDRGYNSVETFEYLLLLKLLFPKNITLLRGNHESRQITTVYGFYDECFKKYGNANAWKYCTDIFDYLTLAALVDNQIFCVHGGLSPEIKLIDQLRLINRVQEIPHEGAFGDIMWSDPDEVDDWVANPRGAGWLFGPSVTKKFNHINNLELIARAHQLAMEGYRYMFEDSTIITVWSAPNYCYRCGNVAAIMRIDEYMNRQMLIFKDTPDSRNSIKNKATIPYFL from the coding sequence ATGACAAAAGGAGAAGAAAGAAAGTGGATTGAACAGCTTCGTATGAACCCTCCCAAATTATTAGATGAAAATGATTTAAGATTAGTGTGTCAAAGagttaaagaaatattagtagaagaaaataatgttCAGTCAATAAAGCCACCTGTTATTATATGTGGAGATATCCATGGTCaattttttgatttattagAATTATTTGATGTAGGTGGtgatataatgaataatgattatatatttttaggaGATTATGTAGATAGAGGTTATAATAGTGTTGAAActtttgaatatttattattattaaaattattatttccaaaaaatataacattattaAGAGGTAATCATGAGAGTAGACAAATTACTACAGTATATGGATTTTATGAtgaatgttttaaaaaatatggtaATGCTAATGCATGGAAATATTGCACAGATATATTTGATTATTTAACATTAGCAGCATTAGTTGATAATCAAATATTTTGTGTACATGGTGGTTTATCTCctgaaataaaattaattgatCAATTAAGATTAATAAATAGAGTTCAAGAAATACCACATGAAGGTGCCTTTGGAGATATTATGTGGTCTGATCCTGATGAAGTTGATGATTGGGTTGCTAACCCTAGGGGAGCTGGTTGGTTATTTGGTCCTAGTGTtactaaaaaatttaatcatataaataatcttGAATTAATAGCACGAGCTCATCAGCTAGCTATGGAAGGATATAGATACATGTTTGAAGATTCAACTATAATTACAGTTTGGTCAGCTCCTAATTATTGTTATCGTTGTGGTAACGTCGCAGCAATTATGAGAATTGATGAGTACATGAATAGACAAATGTTAATATTTAAAGATACTCCTGATTCAAGAAattctataaaaaataaggcCACCATAccgtattttttataa
- a CDS encoding zinc finger protein,putative — protein sequence MDREVKEERNPDAQETPFVAKMQTHRKEENNKSNIAVKEENAVSKNGQENVPLKNSEDRQEVLKKEDNEINQNKEFDDIIIENEHNENRNISTSTLSSFFREYEEDSVEQHFFSEGTHTENSMEGSNNVENSANAVTNGVLMSNRSTSYSKKKNELTSVTCYVCGETVDLKIWRDHIYAHNCDRESTREIYFSNEKRNNRNVYCCKKEENNLNCDVDKCTKKQNTNISSSSLSSSSNDSYASLNELYRNINNERQKKIAHNHKKDDKDTILNVSNSTNDDNTKGTNSCDNVRNNFEREDIEKVKTDYNDNSKSDTYGYNTSLSSRNETTEIKKSRNVDEKRNSQGINLPGAENSKEVIQISKSTKNEENNNEHGNKEKKEEKEEITHQLGDSIDNNSPTNHYRNENNTNNKNRHNKNKSNKNRHNNNNSNDNRHNNNNNNDNRHNNHTNEPSGNNMLMYRSNTGNPNSHTINSLNRDMFPYNRLISVIRNEPLSHNQYFTMNNSHSKRMCNVNAGNNSNDYDNNRNRTSNRQNYSGGYNNINTNRDSNKIENNNTNGDSNININSNTSRNSNTSRNSNTNRNSNPNRNHIIYRDGNTCRNSNTCRNSNTCRNSNTCRNSNTCRNSNTCRNSNTCRNSNTCSDSNICSDSNICRDSDTCRYSNPNRNHVIYRCGDINIMLNYNDLIPRTIIYEYRSNENTVILSVPSDSRNYYGYELNLEDTFENSEQRNVNSRRNNNMNNMSFIFRDGNKFSCVTYDKDKPEHSNLKTCCICYENYKHNDNIIFLPCTHCFHKKCILKWIRNKFTCPICNINILRYK from the coding sequence ATGGATCGTGAAGTAAAAGAAGAAAGGAACCCTGATGCCCAAGAAACACCCTTTGTTGCTAAGATGCAAACGCATAGAAAAGAAGAGAAcaataaaagtaatattgCAGTTAAAGAAGAAAACGCTGTTTCAAAAAATGGACAAGAAAATGTTCCTTTAAAAAATTCAGAAGATAGGCAGGAAGTATTGAAGAAAGAAGACAATGAGATAAACCAAAACAAAGAGTttgatgatattattattgagaATGAACATAACGAAAATAGAAACATCTCAACATCCACTCTTTCGAGTTTTTTCAGAGAATATGAGGAAGATTCTGTGGAacaacattttttttctgaGGGCACGCATACAGAAAATTCCATGGAAGGTTCAAATAATGTAGAAAATAGTGCGAATGCTGTTACAAATGGTGTTTTAATGTCTAACAGAAGTACAAGTTAttctaaaaagaaaaacgaATTAACATCTGTAACTTGTTATGTATGTGGAGAAACTGTAGACTTAAAAATTTGGAGAGATCATATATATGCTCATAATTGTGATAGGGAAAGTACAcgtgaaatatatttttctaatgaaaaaagaaataacagAAATGTTTATTGCtgtaaaaaagaagaaaataatttgaatTGTGATGTTGATAAATGTACAAAGAAACAGAACACAAATATCAGCAGTTCTTCTTTATCTAGTTCTTCTAATGATTCATATGCTAGTTTGAATGAATTATATAggaatattaataatgaaagGCAAAAAAAGATCGCACATAACCATAAGAAGGACGATAAAGACACAATTTTGAACGTTAGTAACAGTACTAATGATGATAACACAAAAGGTACTAATAGTTGTGATAATGTCCGTAATAATTTCGAAAGAGAAGACATAGAAAAAGTGAAAACGGATTATAACGACAATTCTAAAAGTGATACGTATGGATACAATACTTCTCTAAGTAGTAGAAATGAAACTACAGAAATAAAGAAATCAAGAAATGTTGATGAGAAGAGAAATTCTCAAGGTATTAATTTACCAGGTGCTGAAAATTCAAAGGAAGTCATCCAAATTAGTAAATCAACAaagaatgaagaaaataataatgaacatggtaataaagaaaaaaaagaagaaaaagaagaaataacaCATCAATTAGGAGATtctattgataataattcaCCCACTAATCATTATAGGAATGAAAATAACACCAACAATAAGAATAGacataacaaaaataaaagtaataagAATAGAcataacaacaacaacagcAATGATAATAGAcataacaacaacaacaacaatgaTAATAGACATAACAATCACACTAACGAACCTTCTGgtaataatatgttaatgTATAGAAGTAATACAGGAAATCCCAATAGTCATACAATTAATTCTTTAAATAGAGATATGTTTCCTTACAACAGATTAATATCTGTTATTAGAAACGAACCACTCTCTCATAATCAATATTTTACAATGAACAATTCACATTCTAAAAGAATGTGTAATGTTAATGCTGGTAATAATTCAAAcgattatgataataatagaaatagAACTTCTAATAGACAAAATTATTCAGGTggatataacaatataaatactAATAGAGATAGtaataaaattgaaaataataataccaaTGGAgatagtaatataaatataaatagtaataCCAGTAGAAATAGTAATACCAGTAGAAATAGTAATACCAATAGAAATAGTAATCCTAATAGAAATCATATTATCTATAGAGATGGTAATACCTGTAGAAATAGTAATACCTGTAGAAATAGTAATACCTGTAGAAATAGTAATACCTGTAGAAATAGTAATACCTGTAGAAATAGTAATACCTGTAGAAATAGTAATACCTGTAGAAATAGTAATACCTGTAGCGATAGTAATATCTGTAGCGATAGTAATATCTGTAGAGATAGTGATACCTGTAGATATAGTAATCCTAATAGAAATCATGTTATCTATAGATGTGgtgatattaatattatgttaaattataatgatctTATACCTAGaactataatatatgaatatagaAGTAATGAAAATACGGTCATTCTTAGTGTACCAAGTGATTCAAGAAATTATTATGGATACGAATTAAACCTTGAAGATACCTTTGAAAATTCAGAACAAAGAAATGTGAATTCAAGACGtaataacaatatgaataatatgtcATTCATTTTTAGAGATGGAAATAAATTTTCATGTGTTACTTATGATAAGGATAAACCAGAACATTCTAATTTGAAAACATGTTGTATTTgttatgaaaattataaacataatgataatatcatatttttaccATGCACACACTGTTTTCATAAGAAATGCATTCTCAAATGGATAAGAAACAAATTCACATGTccaatatgtaatataaatattctacgttataagtaa